Proteins encoded within one genomic window of SAR324 cluster bacterium:
- the lptB gene encoding LPS export ABC transporter ATP-binding protein: protein MNGKRLIAKELVKTYKGRRAVKGVSIEVAQGDVVGLLGPNGAGKTTTFYMIAGVIRPDTGSIFLDDLDITQYPMHRRARSGIGYLSQERSIFRKLTVEENLLAVMEMLKINRAEKNRRLEELLRELGIYHVRKIKGFALSGGESRRAEIARALVLQPSFILLDEPFAGVDPIAVWDIQQIIRQLSEKNIGVLITDHNVRETFGIIDRGYIMNEGDLLVQGTPDQLAVDEQARRVYLGEGFEM from the coding sequence ATGAATGGAAAACGATTGATCGCCAAAGAACTTGTAAAAACATACAAAGGTCGACGTGCGGTGAAAGGGGTTTCCATTGAAGTCGCGCAGGGGGATGTTGTAGGACTTCTCGGACCTAATGGCGCAGGCAAAACCACAACTTTTTATATGATTGCCGGTGTGATTCGCCCGGACACTGGCAGTATTTTTCTGGATGATCTGGATATCACCCAATATCCCATGCATCGTCGAGCAAGATCGGGAATTGGTTATCTGTCTCAGGAACGCTCGATTTTCAGAAAATTGACTGTTGAGGAAAATCTGCTGGCGGTCATGGAAATGCTCAAAATCAACAGGGCTGAAAAAAACAGGCGTCTTGAGGAATTGTTGCGTGAACTCGGAATTTATCATGTCCGGAAAATCAAGGGATTCGCGCTTTCAGGAGGCGAAAGCCGAAGGGCTGAAATTGCCAGGGCACTGGTCCTGCAACCATCTTTTATCCTGCTGGATGAGCCGTTTGCCGGAGTAGATCCGATTGCGGTGTGGGATATTCAACAGATCATTCGCCAGTTGAGTGAAAAAAATATCGGGGTGCTGATCACCGATCATAATGTCAGGGAAACTTTCGGGATTATTGATCGGGGTTACATCATGAATGAAGGTGACTTACTGGTGCAGGGAACACCCGATCAACTGGCCGTCGATGAACAGGCGCGTCGTGTTTATTTAGGTGAAGGCTTTGAAATGTAA
- the rpoN gene encoding RNA polymerase factor sigma-54 yields the protein MAMQMKLQMRLSQQLIMTPQLQQAIKLLQLSRTELEDLVNQALIENPVLEESMDIDTFPAEEGQDIDSTENFDVVTEEPQVFESVREVEKDSSSTPEEIDWQQYLEFDGNYNDRKHNVSDDELPSFEATLTRTESLVDHLAWQLGMGDFDPLEMEVGGYLVGNINDDGYLAISIRELLESNNELQEAILEKVFETPISQWAEFPVELFDLKYKVERASHDSGKRKKKMDDEMVDEWDEDFDLEELDEDLDSPEPEIEAIVPMSMDAAIYVERILRQIQQFEPSGVGARSLQECLLIQLRNAGLQNDLSYQIVERDIELLESKDLKKIARRHKQDLDHVIEAYRGIMTLEPKPGRLFSSTPAHHYIVPDVYIYKSNQEYKVALNGQGIPRLRISHYYKSLADQMAEDGNLTKEYIQEKIKSGQWLMKSIEQRQKTIYRVTQSILKFQREFFDKGINYLKPLVLKDVAEDISVHESTVSRITTNKYVHTPQGIFELKYFFTSGIDQGEGGEAISSKRIKDMITQLVQSEDLKSPYTDLQIADILYQKSNIKVARRTVAKYREALNILPSNKRKQLF from the coding sequence ATGGCAATGCAAATGAAGTTGCAGATGCGGCTAAGCCAGCAACTGATCATGACCCCACAACTGCAACAGGCCATCAAGTTGCTTCAACTCTCCAGAACAGAACTGGAAGATCTTGTCAATCAGGCTCTTATAGAAAATCCTGTTCTGGAAGAATCCATGGATATTGATACGTTTCCTGCGGAAGAAGGGCAGGATATTGATTCGACTGAGAATTTTGATGTGGTTACGGAAGAACCTCAAGTGTTTGAATCAGTACGAGAGGTTGAAAAGGATTCTTCGTCAACACCAGAAGAAATCGACTGGCAGCAATATCTGGAGTTTGATGGAAACTATAACGACCGCAAACATAATGTGTCAGATGATGAACTTCCTTCCTTTGAAGCCACGTTAACCCGGACAGAATCACTGGTGGATCATTTGGCATGGCAACTGGGAATGGGGGACTTTGATCCGCTGGAAATGGAAGTGGGAGGATATCTGGTCGGGAATATCAATGATGATGGCTATCTGGCTATCAGTATTCGGGAATTACTGGAATCCAATAACGAACTTCAAGAGGCGATTCTTGAAAAAGTATTCGAAACGCCGATATCTCAATGGGCGGAATTTCCTGTGGAATTGTTTGATCTGAAATATAAAGTCGAACGTGCCTCACACGATTCAGGCAAACGCAAAAAGAAAATGGATGACGAGATGGTGGATGAGTGGGATGAGGATTTCGACCTCGAAGAATTGGATGAGGACCTGGATTCACCGGAACCGGAAATAGAAGCTATTGTGCCAATGTCGATGGATGCCGCTATTTATGTGGAAAGGATCCTGCGGCAGATCCAGCAGTTTGAACCCAGTGGGGTCGGTGCAAGGAGTTTGCAGGAATGTCTGCTGATTCAACTGCGAAATGCCGGCCTGCAAAATGATTTGAGTTATCAGATTGTAGAACGTGACATAGAACTGCTGGAATCCAAAGATCTGAAAAAAATCGCCCGACGTCACAAGCAGGATCTGGATCATGTCATTGAAGCATATCGCGGAATAATGACGCTGGAACCCAAACCCGGTCGTCTGTTCAGTTCAACACCCGCACATCATTACATTGTCCCGGATGTCTATATTTACAAATCCAATCAGGAATATAAAGTCGCACTCAATGGACAGGGAATTCCAAGGTTAAGAATCAGCCATTATTATAAATCGCTGGCAGATCAGATGGCTGAAGACGGCAATCTGACCAAAGAGTATATTCAGGAAAAAATCAAATCAGGCCAATGGTTGATGAAAAGTATTGAACAGCGTCAGAAAACCATTTACCGTGTGACACAAAGTATTTTGAAATTTCAGCGCGAATTTTTTGACAAGGGAATCAATTATCTCAAGCCTCTGGTTCTCAAGGATGTCGCTGAAGACATCAGCGTGCATGAATCCACGGTAAGTCGGATCACCACCAATAAATATGTGCATACCCCTCAAGGCATTTTTGAGCTGAAATATTTTTTTACAAGCGGTATTGACCAGGGCGAAGGTGGCGAGGCTATTTCATCCAAAAGAATCAAGGATATGATCACACAACTGGTGCAGTCAGAGGATCTGAAATCACCTTACAC